From a region of the Eulemur rufifrons isolate Redbay chromosome 7, OSU_ERuf_1, whole genome shotgun sequence genome:
- the CHODL gene encoding chondrolectin isoform X2, translating into MAYFHELSSRVSFQEARLACESEGGVLLSLENEAEQKLIESMLQNLTKPGTGISDGDFWIGLWRNGDGQTSGACPDLYQWSDGSSSQYRNWYTDEPSCGSEKCVVMYHQPTANPGLGGPYLYQWNDDRCNMKHNYICKYEPEINPTAPVEKPYLTNQPGDTHQNVVVTEAGIIPNLIYVVIPTIPLLLLILVAFGTCCFQMLHKSKGRTKTSPNQSTLWISKSTRKESGMEV; encoded by the exons ATGGCCTACTTCCATGAGCTGTCCAGCCGCGTGAGCTTCCAGGAGGCACGCCTGGCCTGTGAGAGTGAGGGAGGAGTCCTCCTCAGCCTTGAGAATGAAGCAGAACAGAAGTTAATAGAAAGCATGTTGCAAAACCTGACAAAGCCTGGAACAGGGATTTCTGATGGTGACTTCTGGATAGGGCTTTGGAGAAATGGAGATGGGCAAACATCTGGTGCCTGCCCAGATCTCTACCAGTGGTCTGATGGAAGCAGTTCCCAGTACCG AAACTGGTACACAGATGAACCTTCCTGTGGAAGTGAAAAGTGTGTTGTGATGTATCATCAACCAACTGCCAATCCTGGCCTTGGGGGTCCCTACCTTTATCAGTGGAATGACGACAGGTGCAACATGAAGCACAATTACATTTGCAAGTATGAACCAG AGATTAATCCAACAGCCCCTGTAGAAAAGCCTTATCTTACAAACCAACCGGGAGACACCCATCAAAATGTGGTTGTTACTGAAGCAG GCATAATTCCCAATCTAATTTATGTTGTCATACCAACAATACCACTGCTCTTACTGATACTAGTTGCTTTTGGAACCTGCTGTTTCCAGATGCTACATAAAAG taaaggaagaacaaaaactAGCCCAAACCAGTCCACATTGTGGATTTCAAAGAGCACCAGAAAGGAAAGTGGCATGGAAGTGTAA
- the CHODL gene encoding chondrolectin isoform X3, whose amino-acid sequence MAYFHELSSRVSFQEARLACESEGGVLLSLENEAEQKLIESMLQNLTKPGTGISDGDFWIGLWRNGDGQTSGACPDLYQWSDGSSSQYRNWYTDEPSCGSEKCVVMYHQPTANPGLGGPYLYQWNDDRCNMKHNYICKYEPEINPTAPVEKPYLTNQPGDTHQNVVVTEAVKEEQKLAQTSPHCGFQRAPERKVAWKCNNSLI is encoded by the exons ATGGCCTACTTCCATGAGCTGTCCAGCCGCGTGAGCTTCCAGGAGGCACGCCTGGCCTGTGAGAGTGAGGGAGGAGTCCTCCTCAGCCTTGAGAATGAAGCAGAACAGAAGTTAATAGAAAGCATGTTGCAAAACCTGACAAAGCCTGGAACAGGGATTTCTGATGGTGACTTCTGGATAGGGCTTTGGAGAAATGGAGATGGGCAAACATCTGGTGCCTGCCCAGATCTCTACCAGTGGTCTGATGGAAGCAGTTCCCAGTACCG AAACTGGTACACAGATGAACCTTCCTGTGGAAGTGAAAAGTGTGTTGTGATGTATCATCAACCAACTGCCAATCCTGGCCTTGGGGGTCCCTACCTTTATCAGTGGAATGACGACAGGTGCAACATGAAGCACAATTACATTTGCAAGTATGAACCAG AGATTAATCCAACAGCCCCTGTAGAAAAGCCTTATCTTACAAACCAACCGGGAGACACCCATCAAAATGTGGTTGTTACTGAAGCAG taaaggaagaacaaaaactAGCCCAAACCAGTCCACATTGTGGATTTCAAAGAGCACCAGAAAGGAAAGTGGCATGGAAGTGTAATAATTCATTGATTTGA
- the CHODL gene encoding chondrolectin isoform X1, translating to MSRAVSLLLSVALLCGHGAFCRRVVSGQKVCFADVKHPCYKMAYFHELSSRVSFQEARLACESEGGVLLSLENEAEQKLIESMLQNLTKPGTGISDGDFWIGLWRNGDGQTSGACPDLYQWSDGSSSQYRNWYTDEPSCGSEKCVVMYHQPTANPGLGGPYLYQWNDDRCNMKHNYICKYEPEINPTAPVEKPYLTNQPGDTHQNVVVTEAGIIPNLIYVVIPTIPLLLLILVAFGTCCFQMLHKSKGRTKTSPNQSTLWISKSTRKESGMEV from the exons ATGAGCCGCGCGGTCTCGCTGCTGCTGAGCGTCGCGCTGCTCTGCGGCCACGGAGCCTTCTGCCGCCGAGTGGTCAGCG gccaaAAGGTGTGTTTTGCTGATGTCAAGCATCCCTGTTACAAAATGGCCTACTTCCATGAGCTGTCCAGCCGCGTGAGCTTCCAGGAGGCACGCCTGGCCTGTGAGAGTGAGGGAGGAGTCCTCCTCAGCCTTGAGAATGAAGCAGAACAGAAGTTAATAGAAAGCATGTTGCAAAACCTGACAAAGCCTGGAACAGGGATTTCTGATGGTGACTTCTGGATAGGGCTTTGGAGAAATGGAGATGGGCAAACATCTGGTGCCTGCCCAGATCTCTACCAGTGGTCTGATGGAAGCAGTTCCCAGTACCG AAACTGGTACACAGATGAACCTTCCTGTGGAAGTGAAAAGTGTGTTGTGATGTATCATCAACCAACTGCCAATCCTGGCCTTGGGGGTCCCTACCTTTATCAGTGGAATGACGACAGGTGCAACATGAAGCACAATTACATTTGCAAGTATGAACCAG AGATTAATCCAACAGCCCCTGTAGAAAAGCCTTATCTTACAAACCAACCGGGAGACACCCATCAAAATGTGGTTGTTACTGAAGCAG GCATAATTCCCAATCTAATTTATGTTGTCATACCAACAATACCACTGCTCTTACTGATACTAGTTGCTTTTGGAACCTGCTGTTTCCAGATGCTACATAAAAG taaaggaagaacaaaaactAGCCCAAACCAGTCCACATTGTGGATTTCAAAGAGCACCAGAAAGGAAAGTGGCATGGAAGTGTAA